The Agromyces marinus genome window below encodes:
- a CDS encoding nucleoside hydrolase, with amino-acid sequence MSVPVILDCDPGHDDVFALWLAAGHPAIDLLAVTTVGGNVPIEHTSRNARVALSVAGVVGVPVAAGAAGPLVRELQTAEWIHGENGLGGPELPDPDRPDPVTGRTPVPLDPRRATDLMADTLVAASASVAIVATGPLTNVALLLRERPDLVPRIREVVWMGGSTDRGNATPYAEFNALVDPEALDAVLGSGIRFTMVGLNVTHRALVTPAVRARLAALGTRTAAFGDELLEFFCRTNDEVFGMPDGPLHDPVAVAVLADPGALEVVRTRLDVELAGTETVGATSVDLDGMLSREPNAFVAVGLDVDRFWAGVAEAIERLA; translated from the coding sequence ATGAGCGTTCCGGTGATCCTGGACTGCGATCCCGGCCATGACGACGTCTTCGCGCTGTGGCTGGCCGCAGGCCACCCGGCGATCGACCTGCTCGCGGTCACGACCGTCGGCGGCAACGTCCCGATCGAGCACACGAGCCGGAACGCGCGAGTGGCACTCTCCGTCGCGGGCGTGGTCGGGGTTCCGGTCGCGGCGGGCGCAGCCGGGCCGCTCGTGCGCGAACTCCAGACCGCGGAGTGGATCCACGGCGAGAACGGCCTCGGCGGGCCCGAGCTGCCGGACCCGGACCGGCCCGACCCCGTCACCGGCCGCACCCCGGTCCCGCTCGACCCGCGGCGCGCGACCGACCTCATGGCGGACACGCTCGTCGCGGCATCCGCCTCCGTCGCGATCGTCGCGACCGGCCCGCTCACGAACGTCGCCCTCCTGCTGCGCGAACGGCCCGACCTCGTGCCGCGCATCCGCGAGGTCGTGTGGATGGGCGGCTCGACCGACCGGGGCAATGCGACGCCCTACGCGGAGTTCAACGCCCTGGTCGACCCCGAGGCGCTCGACGCCGTGCTCGGCAGCGGCATCCGGTTCACCATGGTCGGGCTGAACGTCACGCATCGGGCGCTCGTCACGCCCGCGGTGCGGGCTCGGCTCGCCGCGCTCGGGACGCGCACCGCGGCGTTCGGCGACGAACTGCTCGAGTTCTTCTGCCGCACCAACGACGAGGTGTTCGGCATGCCCGACGGCCCGCTGCACGACCCGGTCGCGGTCGCGGTGCTCGCGGATCCGGGCGCGCTCGAGGTCGTGCGGACTCGGCTCGACGTGGAGCTCGCGGGCACCGAGACCGTCGGGGCAACGAGCGTCGACCTCGACGGGATGCTGAGCCGGGAACCCAACGCGTTCGTCGCCGTCGGGCTCGACGTCGACCGGTTCTGGGCCGGTGTCGCCGAGGCGATCGAGAGGCTGGCCTGA
- a CDS encoding ribokinase, with the protein MSGVVVFGSVNLDLTSYVAAFPEPGETIHSVGYRVALGGKGANQAIAARLAGAGVDLVARVGDDPAAELVRSDIARFGLAADAVATVPSRSTGVAQITVADSGENTIVVSSGANAAMDADAVEAESARVAEADVVLTQGELPVPTIEAVARVCARTGTRFIVNLAPPVAVAPASVAIADPLVVNEHEARALGIGAELVDDVAAERWRDAAASAVGRIARSIVVTLGGRGAVAADAAGAWVVAAPRVAVVDTTGAGDAATGALAAMLAEGRALPEAVRIAVAAGALAVQSRGTVDSYAGRDDVLALAAASEEPR; encoded by the coding sequence GTGAGCGGGGTCGTCGTGTTCGGGTCGGTGAACCTCGACCTGACGAGCTACGTCGCGGCGTTCCCGGAGCCGGGCGAGACGATCCACTCCGTCGGGTACCGGGTCGCGCTCGGCGGCAAGGGTGCGAACCAGGCGATCGCAGCGCGCCTCGCGGGCGCAGGCGTCGACCTCGTCGCGCGGGTCGGCGACGACCCGGCGGCCGAGCTGGTGCGTTCGGACATCGCGCGCTTCGGACTCGCTGCGGACGCCGTCGCGACCGTGCCGAGCCGGTCGACGGGTGTGGCCCAGATCACCGTCGCCGACTCGGGTGAGAACACCATCGTCGTGTCCTCGGGCGCGAACGCGGCGATGGACGCGGACGCCGTCGAGGCCGAGTCCGCCCGCGTCGCGGAAGCGGACGTCGTGCTCACGCAGGGCGAGCTTCCGGTGCCGACCATCGAGGCCGTCGCGCGCGTGTGCGCGCGCACCGGGACCCGGTTCATCGTCAACCTCGCTCCGCCGGTCGCGGTCGCGCCCGCGAGCGTAGCGATCGCCGACCCGCTCGTGGTCAACGAGCACGAGGCTCGTGCCCTCGGCATCGGCGCCGAACTGGTCGACGACGTCGCGGCCGAGCGCTGGCGGGATGCCGCGGCATCCGCCGTCGGCCGGATCGCGCGCTCGATCGTCGTGACGCTCGGCGGGCGCGGCGCGGTCGCCGCGGACGCGGCGGGTGCGTGGGTCGTCGCCGCGCCGCGCGTCGCGGTCGTCGACACGACCGGGGCGGGGGATGCCGCGACCGGCGCGCTCGCCGCGATGCTCGCCGAGGGGCGAGCGCTTCCCGAGGCCGTCCGCATCGCGGTCGCGGCCGGGGCGCTGGCGGTGCAGTCCCGCGGCACCGTCGATTCGTACGCGGGCCGCGACGACGTGCTGGCACTCGCCGCGGCTTCGGAGGAGCCTCGATGA
- a CDS encoding septum formation family protein, which produces MSARDGGFGSGGFDDDTDWLMSQLGSGRRPDLEGRDRTEPPVAQPPVAPPAPIVPPPVGDAASEQPMQRPRRRSEESLDWFSVAEPQQLDESPTRALPIVGEPIAPSQAIPSAPPAAPLPPVGQPTWNQPDWNRPAWEGVPGPESGTVPAPPGVDPRLTAALPPAGSPPGPATPPSSMALTWGESHEGPTSQPLDTEAGLRAAFRRLSEPDAMAAPPRRIDEPSAVAPAEHAGDEQAGAEPTSPFAGYAPPPVARSSFTPVQAAGASSADADYVEELWSALHEDAAPQGQGGVEEYGATESYAEPAGYAEPAGYTEQPYVEQGYAEPSGYAEQPYAEQPYAEQPYVEQPYAEQPYAEQDYAAAAHHDQYAEAHPGVRHEEYAASARPEFVASHGDHEGYVAPHGYAGYGAEFETAAGHDGYGDGQLDDPRRRFDRSFDDAPGAGDEGGFGPEAYADTEPFDDAFGTAEAPAAYDGSLDPRELWRDDVPAGGSDDPADQAWSDGSDDWRDALEDPESPGQDHVQWYADALVDDDRGRADAGDDEPESPRAREFAEAGFLWNLTPDPEGRDPRIGDDATDAPLGGARGDASPTPAGGAADAGPFAYDEFEVEPADRFAADPPIADRVAEPGGRDGADASRGDDGLSALFGGAGFGVTGPMAVVAQGATPSAEARTGQAPPVRPDSDDPFAVFGADAHAARPATTDREPRAPRAPRAPRASAPSTGDRAGGGAVKVLAWVAGGVAAVLLVVAAVAFGTRFLAPAEPVAAPAEVAAPAPAPTAPQPAGVHAWDTLYGSECIQPFESAWAEEFTVVDCAQPHEAQLVHRGALAGDETAEFPGEEAVAGLATQACAAEGLIDPAAVGDVTDLQMSAAYPVTSEQWDAGVRDVYCFVDRSSGEALAVSVAGAGPAAG; this is translated from the coding sequence ATGAGTGCACGCGACGGCGGCTTCGGCTCGGGCGGATTCGACGACGACACCGACTGGCTGATGAGCCAGCTCGGCAGCGGGCGGCGCCCCGACCTCGAGGGTCGCGACCGCACGGAGCCTCCCGTCGCGCAGCCGCCCGTCGCGCCGCCGGCGCCGATCGTGCCGCCGCCGGTCGGCGACGCCGCGTCCGAGCAGCCCATGCAGCGCCCGCGCCGTCGCTCCGAGGAATCCCTCGACTGGTTCTCCGTCGCCGAGCCCCAGCAGCTCGACGAGTCGCCGACGCGCGCGCTGCCGATCGTCGGCGAGCCCATCGCGCCGTCGCAGGCGATCCCCTCGGCGCCGCCGGCGGCACCGCTCCCGCCGGTCGGGCAGCCGACCTGGAACCAGCCGGACTGGAACCGCCCCGCGTGGGAGGGCGTGCCCGGTCCCGAGTCGGGCACGGTTCCCGCGCCGCCCGGCGTCGATCCGCGCCTGACCGCGGCCCTGCCCCCGGCCGGTTCGCCGCCCGGCCCGGCGACGCCGCCCTCGAGCATGGCGCTGACCTGGGGCGAGTCCCACGAGGGTCCGACCTCCCAGCCGCTCGACACCGAGGCGGGCCTCCGGGCCGCGTTCCGGCGACTGTCGGAGCCCGACGCCATGGCAGCGCCGCCCCGTCGGATCGACGAGCCCTCGGCCGTCGCGCCCGCCGAGCACGCCGGCGACGAGCAGGCCGGCGCCGAGCCGACGTCCCCGTTCGCCGGGTACGCGCCGCCGCCGGTCGCGCGGAGTTCGTTCACGCCCGTGCAGGCCGCCGGGGCGAGCAGCGCCGACGCCGACTACGTCGAGGAGCTGTGGTCCGCGTTGCACGAGGACGCCGCCCCCCAGGGCCAGGGAGGGGTCGAGGAGTACGGGGCGACCGAGTCCTACGCCGAGCCCGCCGGCTACGCCGAGCCAGCCGGCTACACCGAACAGCCGTACGTCGAGCAGGGGTATGCCGAGCCCTCGGGGTACGCCGAGCAGCCGTACGCCGAGCAGCCGTACGCCGAGCAGCCGTACGTCGAGCAGCCATACGCCGAGCAGCCGTACGCCGAGCAGGACTACGCGGCCGCCGCGCACCACGACCAGTACGCGGAGGCCCACCCGGGCGTCCGGCACGAAGAGTACGCGGCATCCGCTCGGCCCGAGTTCGTCGCGTCGCACGGCGACCATGAGGGCTACGTCGCTCCCCACGGCTACGCCGGGTACGGCGCCGAGTTCGAGACCGCAGCCGGGCACGACGGCTACGGGGACGGGCAACTCGACGACCCGCGTCGCCGCTTCGACCGTTCCTTCGACGACGCTCCGGGCGCGGGCGACGAGGGCGGATTCGGTCCGGAGGCATACGCCGACACCGAACCCTTCGACGACGCATTCGGAACGGCCGAGGCCCCCGCCGCGTACGACGGGTCGCTCGACCCGCGCGAGCTCTGGCGCGACGACGTTCCCGCGGGCGGATCCGATGACCCGGCCGACCAGGCCTGGTCCGACGGCTCCGACGACTGGCGGGACGCCCTCGAAGACCCGGAGTCCCCCGGCCAGGATCACGTCCAGTGGTACGCCGACGCCCTGGTCGACGACGACCGGGGCCGAGCGGATGCCGGGGACGACGAGCCGGAGTCGCCGCGCGCCCGCGAGTTCGCCGAGGCGGGGTTCCTCTGGAACCTGACCCCCGACCCCGAGGGCCGGGACCCGCGGATCGGCGACGACGCGACCGACGCCCCCCTCGGCGGGGCTCGCGGCGACGCATCCCCGACGCCCGCGGGCGGCGCGGCCGACGCCGGCCCCTTCGCGTACGACGAGTTCGAGGTCGAGCCGGCCGACCGGTTCGCCGCCGATCCGCCGATCGCCGACCGCGTCGCCGAGCCCGGAGGCCGCGACGGGGCCGATGCGTCGCGCGGCGACGACGGCCTCTCCGCCCTCTTCGGAGGCGCCGGGTTCGGTGTCACCGGTCCGATGGCGGTCGTCGCGCAGGGCGCGACCCCGTCAGCCGAGGCTCGCACCGGGCAGGCGCCGCCGGTGCGGCCCGATTCCGACGACCCCTTCGCCGTGTTCGGTGCCGACGCGCACGCCGCGCGACCGGCGACGACCGACCGTGAACCGCGGGCGCCGCGGGCGCCGCGGGCACCGCGAGCGTCGGCGCCCAGCACTGGCGATCGTGCGGGCGGCGGAGCGGTCAAGGTCCTCGCGTGGGTCGCCGGCGGCGTCGCGGCGGTGCTGCTGGTCGTGGCCGCGGTGGCCTTCGGGACGCGATTCCTCGCACCGGCCGAACCCGTTGCGGCCCCGGCCGAGGTCGCAGCACCGGCACCGGCACCGACGGCACCCCAGCCCGCGGGCGTCCACGCCTGGGACACCCTCTACGGCAGCGAGTGCATCCAGCCGTTCGAGTCCGCGTGGGCCGAGGAGTTCACGGTCGTCGACTGCGCGCAGCCGCACGAGGCGCAACTCGTCCACCGGGGCGCGCTCGCCGGAGACGAGACGGCCGAGTTCCCGGGCGAGGAGGCGGTCGCCGGGCTCGCGACGCAGGCGTGCGCGGCCGAGGGCCTGATCGATCCCGCGGCCGTCGGCGACGTGACGGACCTGCAGATGAGCGCCGCCTATCCGGTGACCTCCGAGCAGTGGGATGCCGGCGTGCGCGACGTCTACTGCTTCGTGGACCGGTCGAGCGGGGAAGCCCTCGCCGTGAGCGTCGCGGGCGCGGGGCCGGCCGCCGGGTGA
- the pyrE gene encoding orotate phosphoribosyltransferase, whose translation MRVTSRNAQTADDRRQLIEYISSDAVFHGDFTLTSGKQASYYVDLRRVSLDHRVAPLIGRVMLDLIADVPDVAAVGGMTMGADPIATAVLHQGAARGASYDAFVVRKEPKDHGRGKQVEGPDVAGRRVIVLEDTSTTGGSPLKAIEALRAAGAEVAAVAVVVDRDTGAREVIEAAGVPYLAAIGLKDLGLE comes from the coding sequence ATTCGGGTGACTTCCCGCAACGCCCAGACCGCCGACGACCGTCGCCAGCTCATCGAGTACATCTCGAGCGACGCGGTGTTCCACGGCGACTTCACGCTGACCAGCGGCAAGCAGGCCTCCTACTACGTCGACCTCCGCAGGGTGAGCCTCGACCACCGGGTCGCCCCGCTCATCGGCCGGGTGATGCTCGACCTCATCGCGGATGTGCCCGATGTGGCCGCCGTCGGCGGCATGACCATGGGCGCCGACCCGATCGCGACCGCGGTCCTGCACCAGGGCGCTGCGCGCGGAGCCTCGTACGACGCCTTCGTGGTGCGCAAGGAGCCGAAGGACCACGGTCGCGGCAAGCAGGTCGAAGGGCCGGATGTCGCGGGCCGTCGCGTCATCGTCCTGGAGGACACCTCGACCACGGGCGGTTCGCCCCTCAAGGCCATCGAGGCGCTCCGTGCCGCGGGTGCGGAGGTCGCCGCGGTCGCGGTCGTCGTCGACCGCGACACGGGCGCGCGCGAGGTCATCGAAGCCGCCGGCGTGCCGTACCTCGCGGCCATCGGATTGAAGGACCTGGGACTGGAATGA
- a CDS encoding threonine/serine exporter family protein — MAHVDDQAVLRRFLLGLAEGMNAAAESVDRIEETMEAVARAYDRDDTEFIVLPTVIIVQTGSGEEGRVAIRTVRASFRFDQIAALYRLIEHARRGEVDPADGIRRLNAIGGMRPRHGWLVRTFGHAVLTTGLALLLAPTAEGAALAFVLGALIGLAKLVRSPTLQLVFPVFAAFASALAVFLIAPYVDIGDPVRLLIAPLATFLPGGALTTGTMELAAGQMLAGASRLVLGLVQLGMLAFGILAAGTIVGVADSDYRALDQAAGLPIWIAPLGVVLFAVGNYLHFSAPPATFGWVLLAIATAYAGQAAGAVFVGATVSGFIGALAMTPVVLWIASLRNGAPSQLTFLPAFWLLVPGAAGLVGITEAVGAQSGLEDFATSLTAVMSIALGVLIGTALYRVVHHGAAEIAQFHIEMPAALTGGDDPPLWARLVPGTPRSFWGGRRSREADRPVDRRAGGGSGPSSQATET, encoded by the coding sequence ATGGCTCACGTCGACGACCAGGCCGTGCTGCGCAGGTTCCTCCTCGGCCTCGCGGAGGGGATGAACGCTGCCGCCGAGTCGGTGGATCGCATCGAGGAGACGATGGAGGCCGTCGCGCGCGCGTACGACCGCGACGACACCGAGTTCATCGTCCTGCCGACCGTGATCATCGTCCAGACCGGTTCGGGCGAGGAGGGCAGGGTCGCCATCCGCACCGTGCGGGCCTCCTTCAGGTTCGACCAGATCGCAGCCCTGTATCGGCTGATCGAGCACGCCCGTCGCGGCGAGGTCGATCCCGCCGACGGCATCCGACGCCTCAACGCGATCGGCGGGATGCGCCCCAGGCACGGATGGCTCGTCCGGACCTTCGGCCATGCCGTGCTCACGACCGGGCTCGCACTCCTGCTCGCGCCGACCGCGGAGGGGGCGGCCCTCGCCTTCGTCCTCGGCGCGCTGATCGGCCTCGCCAAGCTCGTCCGCTCGCCCACCCTGCAGCTGGTCTTCCCGGTGTTCGCGGCGTTCGCGAGCGCCCTCGCGGTGTTCCTCATCGCCCCCTACGTCGACATCGGCGACCCGGTCCGCCTGCTCATCGCCCCGCTCGCGACGTTCCTGCCCGGAGGTGCGCTCACCACCGGGACCATGGAGCTCGCCGCAGGTCAGATGCTCGCGGGCGCGTCGCGCCTCGTGCTCGGGCTCGTGCAGCTCGGCATGCTCGCGTTCGGGATCCTCGCCGCCGGGACGATCGTCGGCGTCGCCGACTCGGACTACCGGGCGCTGGACCAGGCCGCGGGGCTCCCGATCTGGATCGCTCCGCTCGGGGTGGTCCTGTTCGCCGTCGGCAACTACCTGCACTTCTCCGCGCCGCCCGCGACGTTCGGCTGGGTCCTGCTCGCGATCGCCACCGCTTACGCCGGCCAGGCCGCGGGCGCGGTGTTCGTCGGCGCGACCGTGAGCGGGTTCATCGGAGCGCTGGCGATGACCCCGGTGGTGCTCTGGATCGCGAGCCTGCGCAACGGCGCGCCGTCGCAGCTGACCTTCCTCCCGGCGTTCTGGCTGCTGGTGCCGGGAGCGGCCGGCCTCGTGGGCATCACCGAGGCGGTCGGCGCGCAGTCGGGCCTCGAGGACTTCGCGACCTCGCTCACCGCGGTCATGTCCATCGCGCTCGGCGTGCTCATCGGCACCGCGCTGTACCGCGTCGTCCACCACGGCGCCGCGGAGATCGCCCAGTTCCACATCGAGATGCCCGCTGCGCTCACCGGCGGCGACGATCCGCCGCTGTGGGCGCGGCTCGTGCCGGGCACCCCGCGCTCGTTCTGGGGCGGTCGGCGCAGCCGTGAAGCCGACCGACCGGTCGATCGACGGGCCGGCGGAGGATCCGGACCTTCCTCTCAGGCGACGGAGACTTAG
- a CDS encoding LysR family transcriptional regulator, which yields MDATRLDLLRELSERGSVTAVAEATGRTPSAVSQQLKVLEREAGMPLTERSGRGIALTSAGHALARSALEVAIALERATALWDEFRNHPSGEVSLLTFPTIGAALLPQVLADLRSVAGLVVRATDLDPQLAEFPDLTSDYDIVLAHTMPGELPWGGRDLRALPLLTEPLDIGLPVDHRLASRAHVTPADLVDEVWLGVPAGFPFERILHAIEQIGGRRVEVSQRFSDMRIVEAFIGAGLGIAFVPRYTSGVVPEDVVLKPLRGVASVRQIFALVRPDVAERLAVRTVLDVLVDRAARLERAYDHPSRHVRG from the coding sequence ATGGATGCGACCCGCCTCGACCTGCTGCGCGAACTCTCCGAGCGCGGAAGCGTCACCGCGGTCGCCGAGGCGACCGGCCGGACCCCGTCGGCCGTCTCGCAGCAGCTCAAGGTGCTCGAACGCGAGGCCGGCATGCCGCTGACCGAACGGAGCGGGCGCGGCATCGCCCTCACGAGCGCCGGGCACGCACTCGCGCGCAGCGCGCTCGAGGTCGCGATCGCGCTCGAGCGCGCGACCGCGCTGTGGGACGAGTTCCGCAACCACCCGAGCGGCGAGGTCTCGCTGCTGACCTTCCCCACGATCGGAGCCGCACTGCTCCCCCAGGTGCTGGCCGACCTGCGCTCGGTCGCCGGGCTCGTCGTCCGCGCCACCGACCTCGACCCCCAACTGGCCGAGTTCCCCGACCTCACGAGCGACTACGACATCGTCCTCGCCCACACGATGCCCGGCGAACTGCCCTGGGGCGGCCGCGACCTCCGCGCGCTCCCGCTGCTCACCGAACCGCTCGACATCGGGCTGCCCGTCGATCACCGACTCGCCTCGCGTGCTCACGTGACGCCCGCCGACCTGGTCGACGAGGTCTGGCTGGGCGTCCCCGCCGGATTCCCGTTCGAGCGCATCCTCCACGCGATCGAGCAGATCGGCGGTCGGCGGGTCGAGGTGAGCCAGCGCTTCAGCGACATGCGCATCGTCGAGGCCTTCATCGGCGCCGGGCTCGGGATCGCCTTCGTGCCCCGCTACACCTCGGGCGTCGTCCCCGAGGACGTGGTGCTCAAGCCGCTGCGCGGGGTGGCATCGGTTCGGCAGATCTTCGCCCTCGTGAGACCGGACGTCGCGGAGCGCCTCGCCGTCCGCACCGTCCTCGACGTCCTCGTCGACCGCGCAGCACGGCTCGAGCGCGCCTACGATCACCCGTCGCGGCACGTCCGGGGGTAG
- a CDS encoding enoyl-CoA hydratase/isomerase family protein, with amino-acid sequence MPDDVIRFEVRDGLAHLTLDRPHRLNAVDPAAIERWQHLAHEIAERDDIGAVLFDAAGRAFCAGGDVVAMAELAEASAAGSRPADIVRGLADRIHDGHRTLRESTKPIVAAVQGPVAGGGLGFMLVADIVIASERASFASRYSDVGLTPDCGVSTLLPEAIGARRALELTLTSRTLTAAEALDWGLVAEVVAPDALDARAREIADGWLSGATHAFGQTKRLMHAGLGRPFQEALDDEAATIGRSIETPDARAAIARFAAASGR; translated from the coding sequence ATGCCCGACGACGTGATCCGATTCGAGGTGCGCGACGGACTCGCGCACCTGACGCTCGATCGCCCGCACCGGCTCAACGCCGTCGATCCCGCGGCGATCGAGCGCTGGCAGCACCTCGCCCACGAGATCGCCGAACGCGACGACATCGGCGCCGTCCTGTTCGATGCGGCGGGCCGGGCGTTCTGCGCCGGAGGCGACGTCGTCGCGATGGCCGAGCTGGCCGAGGCATCCGCTGCCGGCAGCCGACCGGCCGACATCGTCCGCGGGCTCGCCGACCGCATCCACGACGGCCACCGCACCCTGCGCGAGAGCACCAAGCCCATCGTCGCCGCCGTCCAGGGCCCGGTCGCGGGCGGCGGGCTCGGGTTCATGCTCGTGGCCGACATCGTCATCGCGTCGGAGCGCGCGAGCTTCGCGAGCCGGTACAGCGACGTGGGGCTGACGCCCGACTGCGGGGTCAGCACGCTCCTGCCCGAGGCGATCGGGGCCCGCCGGGCGCTCGAGCTCACCCTCACCTCGCGCACCCTCACGGCTGCGGAGGCGCTCGACTGGGGGCTCGTCGCCGAGGTCGTCGCGCCCGACGCGCTCGATGCCCGGGCCCGCGAGATCGCGGACGGATGGCTCTCCGGGGCGACGCACGCGTTCGGCCAGACGAAGCGCCTCATGCACGCGGGGCTGGGCCGCCCGTTCCAGGAGGCGCTCGACGACGAGGCGGCCACGATCGGGCGATCGATCGAGACCCCCGACGCGCGCGCCGCGATCGCACGCTTCGCCGCGGCATCCGGCCGCTGA
- a CDS encoding cellulase family glycosylhydrolase, producing MPSFPNRAAAGLALATAAALALIPTAAATAAPAPTAAAASAHADSVTTADGRTFITDRQGRALQLRGFNAGKWNDDRLTAADVADMADQGFNFLRLIVQWEKFEPEQGEYDEAYFDYVDSVLAAADREGVHVMIDMHQDVYGPAFGHNGIPEWATRTDGLPFVREPGNWFNGYFQPGVMRAFTHLYEDADLREAQERLWVTVAERFGGHRSLLGYDLFNEPFGEFREGEDLIAASARIEATQLSDMYDRVIAAIRTVDDDSWVFVEPTVLVGYGVPTQLRSFDDPKVAYAPHFYNTGVEDGGDWPGDDGFVENYEAAISAYAVEHGMPLIVGEWGVPNSRTPGNAALVAAQVESMERFATGWAMFYWCRSDRGGYCALDGQGLAAPGNEPAFGPYARATAGIPGTEHFESATGEYTMTYTAGAGATEIRVPASVYGDRPVVQVTGGKAHYDARAQTLRVTAKPGTAVSVVLTR from the coding sequence ATGCCTTCATTCCCCAACCGTGCCGCCGCCGGCCTCGCTCTCGCGACGGCCGCCGCGCTCGCACTCATCCCCACCGCTGCCGCGACCGCCGCGCCCGCGCCGACGGCCGCCGCGGCATCCGCTCACGCCGACTCGGTCACGACCGCAGACGGCCGCACGTTCATCACCGACCGGCAGGGTCGCGCACTGCAGCTGCGCGGCTTCAACGCCGGCAAGTGGAACGACGACCGATTGACCGCAGCGGATGTCGCCGACATGGCCGACCAGGGCTTCAACTTCCTCAGGCTCATCGTGCAGTGGGAGAAGTTCGAACCCGAGCAAGGGGAGTACGACGAGGCCTACTTCGACTACGTCGACTCCGTGCTCGCCGCCGCCGACCGCGAGGGCGTGCACGTCATGATCGACATGCACCAGGACGTGTACGGCCCCGCGTTCGGCCACAACGGCATCCCCGAATGGGCCACGCGCACCGACGGCCTCCCGTTCGTGCGCGAACCGGGCAACTGGTTCAACGGGTACTTCCAGCCCGGCGTGATGCGCGCCTTCACCCACCTGTACGAGGACGCCGACCTGCGCGAGGCGCAGGAGCGCCTCTGGGTCACGGTCGCCGAGCGCTTCGGCGGGCATCGGAGCCTGCTCGGGTACGACCTCTTCAACGAGCCGTTCGGCGAGTTCCGGGAGGGCGAGGACCTGATCGCGGCATCCGCCCGCATCGAGGCCACGCAGCTCAGCGACATGTACGACCGCGTCATCGCTGCCATCCGCACCGTCGACGACGACTCGTGGGTCTTCGTCGAGCCGACCGTGCTCGTCGGCTACGGCGTGCCCACGCAACTGCGCAGCTTCGACGACCCCAAGGTCGCCTACGCTCCGCACTTCTACAACACCGGCGTCGAGGACGGCGGCGACTGGCCCGGCGACGACGGCTTCGTCGAGAACTACGAGGCCGCGATCTCGGCCTACGCCGTCGAGCACGGCATGCCGCTCATCGTCGGCGAGTGGGGCGTGCCCAACTCGCGGACTCCGGGCAACGCCGCACTCGTGGCGGCCCAGGTCGAGTCGATGGAGCGCTTCGCGACCGGCTGGGCGATGTTCTACTGGTGCCGCAGCGACCGCGGCGGCTACTGCGCGCTCGACGGGCAGGGCCTCGCGGCACCGGGCAACGAGCCCGCGTTCGGGCCGTACGCGCGTGCCACCGCCGGCATCCCCGGCACCGAGCACTTCGAGTCCGCCACCGGCGAGTACACGATGACCTACACGGCGGGCGCCGGTGCGACCGAGATCCGGGTCCCCGCATCCGTCTACGGCGACCGGCCGGTCGTGCAGGTCACGGGCGGGAAGGCGCACTACGACGCGCGAGCCCAGACGCTCCGCGTGACCGCGAAGCCCGGCACCGCGGTGTCGGTCGTGCTCACGCGCTGA